One window from the genome of Pseudanabaena yagii GIHE-NHR1 encodes:
- a CDS encoding protein kinase domain-containing protein, whose protein sequence is MIGQLLDGRYRIASKLGEGGFGHTYLAHDTRIPNEPLCVVKHLKPASDDREYLKVANRLFTSEAQVLAKLGDHDRIPRLLAYFEQSGEFYLVEEFVEGRSLELELVRGYRMGEAQVIQILDDLLSILEYTHAQGVIHRDLKPDNIIRRKSDGKLVLIDFGAIKQVQNQMAQEGQTVATVAIGTLGYMPSEQAQGKPRPSSDLYAIGVIGIQALTGLQPRELQEDYQTGELIWQHLVPNKTGLVGVLTKMTRYHYKDRYESAAEIRKVLANLGSHHLPTHQSVQSANGIQSTIVSTNSGNDLGTEILPKVPPTQPYNPAIAQSPMPSIQPLVQPLPAPTTPLPPPTTPVNLHSAPSENPPQHTVQVSAPYQTSDHKGSNKGLWIAVWVAAFATAIAIGAVMATRNGSSTLSPVTNNSTSKPTVTPSPNSPPVASPSTPTETTSPTSTPKASPSATVSPTATPTTKPTKTAIASLSESEAVDLVNNLVAAKNQMFAPPFDRQLLAELTTGEAYEKRKGSIDWLQSNNAFYRYGDFKVSRAGSFGIQDDQANVTVEIFESPTLYVNGKIDRSQSQPSRGRYICNLKFEDGKWKIANLTKVD, encoded by the coding sequence ATGATTGGTCAATTACTAGATGGGCGCTATCGCATTGCTAGCAAACTAGGTGAGGGGGGCTTTGGGCATACATATTTAGCCCATGATACGCGCATACCCAATGAGCCACTTTGTGTAGTTAAGCACCTGAAGCCCGCTAGTGACGATCGCGAATATCTCAAAGTAGCCAATCGCTTATTTACCAGTGAGGCGCAAGTCCTTGCAAAGTTGGGCGATCACGATCGCATTCCGCGCTTACTTGCCTATTTTGAGCAGTCAGGAGAATTTTACTTAGTAGAAGAATTTGTCGAGGGGCGATCGCTAGAATTGGAATTAGTACGCGGCTATCGAATGGGTGAAGCCCAAGTAATTCAAATATTAGATGATTTATTAAGTATTTTGGAATATACCCATGCTCAAGGGGTAATTCACCGAGATCTGAAGCCAGACAATATTATTCGCCGTAAATCTGACGGTAAATTGGTACTGATCGATTTTGGTGCGATTAAACAGGTGCAAAATCAGATGGCGCAGGAGGGACAAACTGTTGCCACAGTAGCGATCGGTACTCTAGGTTATATGCCCAGTGAGCAAGCCCAAGGCAAGCCGCGCCCTAGTAGTGATTTATATGCGATCGGTGTAATTGGTATTCAGGCACTCACTGGTTTACAGCCTCGTGAACTGCAAGAGGACTATCAAACGGGGGAATTAATCTGGCAGCATCTTGTACCCAATAAAACAGGGCTAGTTGGTGTATTAACCAAGATGACTCGTTATCACTACAAAGATCGCTATGAATCGGCGGCGGAAATTCGTAAAGTGCTAGCAAATCTGGGTTCCCATCATTTACCAACCCATCAATCAGTGCAGTCTGCCAATGGTATTCAGTCCACGATTGTGAGTACCAATAGTGGTAATGATTTGGGGACTGAGATTTTACCTAAGGTTCCGCCGACGCAGCCCTATAATCCTGCGATCGCCCAATCGCCAATGCCATCAATTCAGCCTTTAGTCCAGCCATTACCTGCTCCGACCACACCATTACCACCACCCACTACTCCCGTTAATCTCCATTCTGCTCCCTCCGAAAATCCTCCACAGCATACGGTACAGGTGTCTGCTCCCTATCAAACTAGTGATCATAAAGGTAGTAATAAGGGCTTATGGATTGCGGTTTGGGTGGCTGCCTTTGCTACTGCGATCGCGATCGGTGCGGTGATGGCAACTCGTAATGGCTCTAGTACCTTGAGTCCTGTTACCAATAACTCAACTAGTAAGCCTACGGTTACACCTAGCCCCAATTCTCCACCTGTTGCCAGTCCTTCAACGCCTACTGAAACTACTAGTCCTACCTCTACTCCTAAGGCTTCTCCCTCTGCTACGGTTAGTCCCACCGCTACACCTACTACTAAGCCAACGAAAACAGCGATCGCGTCTTTATCAGAGTCGGAAGCGGTGGATCTTGTGAATAATTTAGTAGCGGCTAAAAATCAAATGTTTGCTCCACCCTTTGATCGGCAGCTATTAGCGGAACTGACTACAGGTGAAGCCTACGAAAAACGCAAAGGTTCGATTGACTGGCTGCAAAGCAATAATGCTTTTTATCGCTACGGTGACTTTAAGGTAAGTCGCGCAGGATCGTTTGGCATTCAAGATGATCAGGCAAATGTAACTGTGGAAATTTTTGAAAGTCCCACCCTTTATGTCAATGGCAAAATTGATCGATCGCAGTCGCAGCCATCAAGGGGGCGATATATTTGCAACCTAAAGTTTGAGGATGGCAAATGGAAAATTGCCAACTTAACTAAGGTGGACTAA